Proteins found in one Candidatus Bathyarchaeota archaeon genomic segment:
- a CDS encoding electron transfer flavoprotein subunit alpha/FixB family protein: MAKNVLAFSEDRELLIQLLGKGEELAIKIGGKLNVLIVGSKVTDSRELTQYGTKKTFIADGPEFTYFSIDAYKAAFLKAVEASNPRIILIGATKKGKELAARVAAALDTGCMSECLSLDVNEEGNLVGERFMYAGTTICTEVSRLAPHIATVSSKTFETPDPSFGVSEIVTLNLSLPKPKVSVIEIREKTRKDRNLESAPVIIAAGRGIKTEEDLKILEELAGVLVAKVGCSRPIAADMGWMEEWIGISGRKVSPKLYLACGISGTIQHVAGIRESQIIVSINKDENASIHKISDYSIIGDLYIVLPALIKAFKEKRG, from the coding sequence ATGGCAAAAAACGTTTTGGCGTTCTCCGAGGACCGCGAGCTACTAATCCAGCTCCTTGGAAAGGGAGAAGAACTTGCCATTAAAATAGGCGGAAAACTAAACGTTCTGATTGTAGGCTCGAAAGTCACTGATTCTAGAGAGCTCACTCAATATGGGACCAAGAAAACTTTCATTGCTGATGGCCCTGAATTCACGTATTTCAGTATCGATGCCTACAAAGCAGCATTCTTGAAAGCAGTTGAAGCCTCCAATCCCAGGATAATACTCATAGGAGCAACAAAGAAGGGAAAAGAGCTTGCTGCACGTGTGGCCGCGGCTCTAGATACGGGCTGCATGTCTGAATGTTTGAGTCTTGACGTTAACGAAGAGGGAAATCTAGTGGGTGAACGATTCATGTATGCAGGTACTACAATATGCACTGAAGTTAGCAGGTTGGCGCCTCATATCGCCACCGTTTCTAGTAAGACATTTGAGACACCAGATCCAAGCTTTGGAGTTAGTGAAATTGTCACCCTCAATTTGTCTCTCCCCAAGCCGAAAGTAAGCGTTATAGAGATCAGGGAGAAAACTAGGAAGGATAGGAACCTCGAAAGCGCCCCCGTTATCATTGCTGCTGGAAGGGGCATCAAAACTGAGGAAGATCTAAAAATCTTAGAGGAGCTTGCAGGAGTTTTAGTAGCTAAGGTGGGATGCTCAAGACCCATTGCAGCAGACATGGGCTGGATGGAGGAGTGGATTGGGATTAGCGGTAGGAAGGTCTCCCCGAAACTCTATCTAGCTTGCGGTATCTCCGGCACTATTCAGCATGTTGCTGGAATAAGGGAATCCCAGATTATCGTGTCCATAAACAAGGATGAGAATGCCAGCATCCACAAGATATCCGATTACTCCATCATTGGGGATCTTTACATCGTACTCCCAGCTCTGATTAAAGCCTTCAAGGAGAAGAGAGGTTAG